A single window of Candidatus Thermoplasmatota archaeon DNA harbors:
- a CDS encoding ATP/GTP-binding protein — protein sequence MKEEIFLYFIGTAGSGKSTLTGFFKNWMELRGIDTVTVNLDPGAENLPYEPDVDIRDWVSLKEIMETYELGPNGAQIACADMIALNTSDIKKSIESFKTDYVLMDTPGQLELFVFREAGKYIIEFLNPQRTIIGFLLDYALAKTASGFVSQQLLSINTSFRLNKPQINILSKADMMTKQELENVQKWSEEPDELYYAISKEEPSIHREMSEGILQLIQGFEKNTRLIPTSKENYMGVEDIYTQIQLQFEGGEDLMKD from the coding sequence TTGGATGGAGCTAAGAGGCATAGATACTGTAACTGTAAACCTTGATCCAGGTGCAGAAAACCTGCCATATGAGCCAGATGTGGACATAAGAGACTGGGTATCACTAAAAGAGATAATGGAGACCTACGAGCTAGGACCCAATGGTGCGCAGATAGCCTGTGCAGATATGATAGCATTAAACACATCTGATATAAAAAAAAGCATAGAATCATTCAAAACAGACTATGTACTGATGGACACACCAGGTCAACTTGAGTTATTTGTTTTCAGAGAAGCAGGAAAATACATAATAGAGTTTCTAAACCCACAGAGAACAATCATCGGTTTCCTACTTGATTACGCACTAGCAAAAACAGCATCAGGATTCGTATCACAACAACTACTATCAATAAACACAAGCTTCAGATTAAACAAACCACAGATAAACATACTAAGCAAAGCAGACATGATGACAAAACAGGAACTAGAAAACGTGCAAAAATGGTCAGAAGAACCAGATGAACTCTACTATGCAATATCAAAAGAAGAACCCTCAATACATAGAGAGATGAGCGAGGGGATACTACAACTAATACAGGGATTCGAAAAAAACACTAGACTCATACCAACAAGCAAAGAAAACTACATGGGCGTAGAAGATATATACACACAAATTCAGCTACAGTTCGAAGGCGGAGAAGACCTAATGAAAGACTAA
- the twy1 gene encoding 4-demethylwyosine synthase TYW1, whose product MHNELQKTLKKQHYAIVGEHSGVKLCHWMRQSLLFKRECYKQTFYGIKSHRCLQMTPVVNQCTHMCLFCWRHQGFTEKELKKVDEPKYILDGCIEAQRKLITGFKGDNRCDQQKWMEANNPNMVACSLSGEPTLYPRLGEFFEECHRRGMTTFLVTNGTNPKALEKLVPLPTQLYVSVVAPNKDVYKKLCSPLIHNGWEKIIQTLELLPSLNTRTVIRHTLVEGWNMKDEYIKEYAKLDEKASPLFIEPKGYVLVGYSRKRMNISNMPSHSSVHDFGEKLAKHLGYNLLMEKADSRVVLLSCDKKVKKI is encoded by the coding sequence ATGCATAACGAATTACAAAAAACACTCAAAAAACAACATTATGCTATTGTAGGCGAGCACTCAGGGGTTAAACTATGTCATTGGATGAGACAGAGTCTTCTTTTTAAACGCGAGTGCTACAAACAGACTTTTTATGGAATAAAATCTCATCGTTGTCTACAGATGACACCCGTGGTTAACCAGTGTACACACATGTGTCTTTTCTGCTGGAGACATCAAGGTTTCACTGAAAAGGAACTTAAAAAAGTGGATGAACCAAAATATATTTTAGATGGATGTATAGAGGCTCAACGCAAGCTTATCACTGGTTTTAAGGGTGACAACCGATGTGACCAACAAAAATGGATGGAGGCAAATAACCCTAATATGGTTGCTTGTTCATTATCTGGTGAGCCTACTTTGTATCCAAGGCTTGGTGAGTTTTTTGAGGAATGCCATAGACGTGGTATGACAACGTTTCTTGTTACTAATGGTACAAACCCAAAAGCTCTGGAGAAACTGGTTCCTCTGCCAACCCAGTTGTATGTCTCAGTTGTTGCACCAAACAAAGACGTTTACAAAAAATTGTGTTCACCCTTGATTCATAATGGTTGGGAAAAAATCATTCAGACCCTCGAGTTGTTGCCATCACTTAACACTCGTACTGTTATACGCCATACTTTGGTTGAGGGATGGAACATGAAAGATGAATACATAAAGGAGTATGCTAAACTTGATGAGAAAGCATCTCCGTTGTTTATTGAGCCTAAGGGTTATGTTTTGGTTGGTTATTCAAGGAAAAGGATGAACATTTCTAATATGCCTTCTCATAGTAGTGTTCATGATTTTGGTGAAAAACTTGCGAAACATTTGGGGTATAACCTGTTGATGGAAAAGGCTGATTCCAGGGTTGTTTTGTTGTCTTGTGATAAAAAAGTCAAAAAGATTTGA
- a CDS encoding nitroreductase family protein: MDVYDAIVSRRSIRRFQQKPIKIELLKKFVNAARLAPSAANLQPLEYFIVTDKELCSKIFETIGWVAYITPKWTPSLEERPTAYIIILVKDLNNKYYERDVGLASENIVLAAEGEGIGSCILCNIDRDKIRDILKIPDDLHIDSLISLGYKAEQPVVEDLKDSVKYWRDKNGVLHVPKRRLEDIIHINKF; the protein is encoded by the coding sequence ATGGATGTTTACGATGCTATAGTTTCAAGAAGAAGTATAAGACGTTTTCAGCAAAAACCAATAAAAATTGAGTTGCTTAAAAAATTTGTTAATGCAGCTAGGCTTGCTCCATCCGCTGCGAACCTTCAGCCCCTTGAGTATTTTATTGTAACAGATAAGGAGTTATGCTCTAAAATATTTGAAACAATAGGCTGGGTAGCATATATTACACCAAAATGGACTCCCAGTTTGGAAGAACGACCAACCGCGTATATCATCATACTTGTTAAGGATTTAAACAACAAATATTATGAGAGAGATGTTGGTCTTGCATCAGAAAACATAGTTTTAGCTGCTGAGGGAGAAGGCATTGGGAGTTGTATCTTGTGTAACATAGACAGAGATAAAATCCGTGATATACTTAAGATACCTGATGATCTGCATATAGATTCTTTGATATCACTTGGTTACAAAGCAGAACAACCAGTCGTAGAAGATTTGAAGGATTCTGTTAAGTATTGGCGCGATAAAAATGGGGTGCTACATGTCCCAAAACGGAGATTAGAGGATATAATTCATATAAACAAGTTTTAG
- a CDS encoding response regulator, whose amino-acid sequence MKTILVVDDEPDVRDTIRIILEKKGYRVITAIDGEDCLSILREEKPDLILLDIMMPGIPVRDVIKEIKNIKIAFLSVVRSSEAEKQDLLNQENIVDFIQKPFDVEDLIKRVDGIIYDQRV is encoded by the coding sequence ATGAAAACGATATTAGTTGTTGATGACGAACCAGATGTCAGGGATACTATAAGAATTATATTGGAAAAGAAGGGGTATAGAGTGATAACAGCAATAGATGGAGAGGACTGCCTAAGCATTTTACGTGAAGAAAAACCAGATCTAATATTGCTCGACATTATGATGCCTGGTATACCTGTTAGAGATGTTATAAAAGAAATAAAAAACATAAAAATAGCTTTTCTAAGTGTTGTAAGAAGCTCAGAAGCGGAAAAACAGGATCTGCTCAACCAAGAAAACATTGTAGATTTTATTCAAAAACCATTTGATGTCGAAGACCTAATAAAGAGGGTTGATGGGATTATATATGATCAACGAGTTTGA
- a CDS encoding ATP-binding protein, whose protein sequence is MVVDKEREKGIKKTFFSSINKKLTLLFVIVALIAPILGISFFYMVLTSAVPELKPEQLNLIGFNAVLIIVIIAIDAGIIGFLVSRSISKPIKELYEATKEVEKGNFNVRTNIKTNDEIQELSNAFNNTTAALAKMQKEIRDMENAKTEFLNITSHELRSPMTPMKAQLQVLENEYFGKLTREQKESLSIVIRNADRLDKIISDFLEISRIEAARLKFVFRETDLRETVKETVELMRGFANERNIKLITKTDQLPIIEVDPDRVSQVLRNLINNAIKFSDENSEVEIGAESKDDFILFYVRDYGCGLSPEDQMRVFEPFYQVEKKDYRKYGGTGLGLTICRGIVESQKGKIWVESKPGEGCTFYFTVPHKPVRETEPIKTLFSSKNITEKNREIICVSENKWVENEFDSVFLSDENANILDCNENLYKRLGYTRDEMLSLNMADFDALESKKDIMNRINEAKKNGSIDFKTIHKTKDGSAVLVHETMQYIKDKNVFRCIVREE, encoded by the coding sequence ATGGTTGTAGATAAGGAGAGAGAAAAGGGGATAAAAAAAACTTTTTTTTCTAGCATAAACAAAAAACTAACATTGCTATTTGTGATAGTTGCACTTATCGCACCTATACTAGGCATATCCTTTTTCTACATGGTATTGACATCAGCTGTGCCAGAACTTAAACCTGAACAACTCAACTTGATAGGGTTCAACGCGGTTTTGATAATAGTAATTATAGCCATAGATGCAGGTATAATAGGTTTCTTGGTATCAAGATCTATCTCTAAACCAATCAAGGAGTTATATGAGGCTACAAAAGAGGTGGAAAAAGGAAACTTTAATGTGAGAACAAACATAAAAACAAATGATGAGATTCAAGAGTTAAGCAATGCTTTTAACAATACAACAGCTGCATTGGCAAAAATGCAGAAGGAAATAAGGGACATGGAAAACGCAAAAACAGAATTCCTAAATATAACATCCCATGAGCTAAGAAGCCCTATGACGCCTATGAAGGCACAGTTGCAGGTGCTGGAAAACGAGTATTTCGGTAAGCTTACACGGGAGCAAAAAGAGAGTTTATCAATAGTTATTAGAAACGCTGATAGACTTGATAAGATAATATCTGATTTCTTAGAGATATCACGGATAGAAGCAGCTAGACTGAAATTTGTTTTCAGAGAAACAGATCTAAGAGAAACAGTTAAGGAGACAGTTGAGTTGATGAGAGGTTTTGCAAATGAAAGAAACATAAAGTTAATCACAAAAACTGATCAGCTGCCAATAATAGAGGTTGACCCGGATAGGGTGAGTCAGGTTCTGAGAAACCTTATAAATAATGCGATAAAATTTTCAGATGAGAATAGTGAGGTGGAAATCGGTGCTGAATCAAAGGATGATTTCATTCTTTTTTATGTCAGAGACTATGGATGCGGTTTATCGCCTGAGGACCAGATGAGGGTTTTTGAGCCTTTCTACCAAGTTGAAAAAAAGGATTACAGGAAATATGGTGGAACAGGGCTAGGTCTTACTATATGCAGGGGGATAGTGGAATCACAAAAAGGGAAGATATGGGTTGAGAGTAAACCAGGTGAGGGATGCACTTTTTATTTCACTGTACCACATAAACCGGTTAGAGAGACTGAGCCGATAAAGACTTTATTCTCATCAAAAAACATCACAGAGAAAAATAGAGAAATAATTTGTGTGAGTGAAAACAAATGGGTTGAAAACGAGTTTGATTCAGTGTTTTTATCTGATGAAAATGCAAACATCCTTGATTGTAATGAAAACCTTTACAAGAGGCTTGGTTACACTAGAGATGAGATGCTTTCTTTAAACATGGCTGATTTTGATGCCCTTGAGTCAAAAAAAGATATTATGAATAGGATAAATGAGGCGAAGAAAAACGGTAGCATCGATTTTAAAACTATACACAAAACCAAGGATGGTTCTGCTGTTCTAGTACATGAGA